In a single window of the Olivibacter sp. SDN3 genome:
- a CDS encoding glycoside hydrolase family 76 protein, whose protein sequence is MNRIVKKSLIKYSVGIILLYITVCSIACSEKMVDPMAASLSLTEEQSYTAADATAAFNAFNTYYYNPTAKLYYSNTDQDDIGAIWTQAIYWDIAMHRYIRTGDEVDLSLVHDIYQGGYDQYDGYNWENTTEWFIYDDIMWWVIALARAYELTENPVYLEKSISGFARVWRDSYDPVDGGMYWSFDHTGKNACINYPTVIAAMRLYHITGEVDYLDKAKDIYAWSKENLFNNSNGQVADHKIGDNPPGYEDYTYNQGTCIGAAVMLYQATDSSAYLDDAVKAADYTKNEMSDASGILPAEGDWNEQGVLKSIFAHYIHLLIEEADQDQYRAWIYDNINSAWRNRDTARGIMHRDYTAPCPTGVVQSYESSSGVAFMQLFDPLTE, encoded by the coding sequence TTGAATAGAATAGTAAAAAAATCGCTTATCAAATATAGCGTAGGAATAATACTGCTTTATATTACAGTTTGTAGCATTGCTTGTTCCGAAAAAATGGTCGATCCTATGGCGGCATCTCTTTCACTGACAGAAGAGCAATCGTATACAGCCGCAGATGCCACAGCCGCTTTTAATGCATTTAATACATACTATTATAATCCTACGGCAAAATTGTATTATAGCAATACCGATCAGGATGATATAGGTGCTATATGGACACAAGCTATTTATTGGGACATAGCTATGCATCGCTATATACGCACAGGTGATGAGGTAGATTTAAGTTTGGTGCATGACATTTATCAAGGAGGATACGATCAGTATGATGGATATAACTGGGAAAATACGACGGAATGGTTTATCTATGATGATATCATGTGGTGGGTGATTGCATTGGCCAGAGCGTATGAGTTGACAGAGAATCCCGTATACCTCGAAAAATCAATCAGTGGTTTCGCCCGTGTTTGGCGTGATTCATACGATCCGGTGGACGGGGGGATGTATTGGTCTTTTGATCATACTGGAAAAAATGCCTGTATCAATTATCCTACAGTAATAGCGGCGATGCGTTTGTACCATATTACCGGTGAAGTAGATTACTTAGATAAAGCAAAGGATATCTATGCTTGGTCTAAAGAAAACCTTTTCAATAACAGCAATGGGCAGGTAGCCGATCATAAGATTGGCGATAATCCTCCAGGCTATGAAGACTATACGTATAATCAGGGAACTTGCATCGGCGCTGCGGTAATGCTTTATCAGGCGACAGACAGTTCGGCTTACTTAGATGACGCTGTTAAGGCAGCAGACTACACAAAAAATGAAATGTCCGATGCTAGCGGCATCCTACCCGCGGAAGGCGATTGGAATGAACAGGGTGTGCTTAAATCTATTTTTGCACATTATATCCACCTGCTGATTGAAGAAGCTGATCAGGATCAATACCGGGCATGGATATATGATAATATTAACAGCGCTTGGCGGAATCGAGATACTGCACGAGGTATTATGCATCGTGATTATACAGCGCCCTGTCCTACAGGTGTAGTGCAGTCATATGAGTCTAGCAGTGGCGTCGCGTTTATGCAATTGTTCGATCCGTTAACAGAATAG
- the nhaA gene encoding Na+/H+ antiporter NhaA produces MTSKAFHRFKDFFYSGTGPGLLLIACVLVSLITANSPLGPTFEDFLNTEIGYYAETVQLRYPILLWVNDGLMAVFFLLVGLEIKRELVDGELSSPKKAALPVFAALGGVLAPALIYTLLNSGTETAGGWAIPMATDIAFALAIITLLGKKVPISLKIFLAALAIVDDLMAILVIAVFYSGELHYTYLFYAGGIFLLLLLFNRFGVKSIAAYLIPGLFIWYFIHHSGIHATIAGVLTAFALPTKSKSAGQEAPLLKLEHALTRPVNLVIMPIFALSNTNIAFVDGMVEGLVTPLGLGIILGLFLGKPIGIFLFSWLSVKLGVCSMPKHANWRHVIGVGMLAGIGFTMSIFIALLSFSGRELLMAEAKFSVLSASIISGICGSLFLVAINKREKRKTISNVAQQDKSE; encoded by the coding sequence ATGACGTCCAAGGCCTTTCATCGTTTCAAAGATTTTTTTTATTCGGGCACAGGGCCGGGCTTACTGTTAATAGCATGTGTGCTGGTGTCTCTCATCACTGCCAATTCACCTCTTGGGCCAACATTTGAAGACTTCCTAAACACAGAAATAGGCTACTACGCTGAAACTGTGCAGCTGAGATATCCCATATTGCTTTGGGTCAATGACGGACTGATGGCTGTTTTTTTTCTCTTGGTAGGTCTTGAAATAAAAAGGGAACTTGTGGATGGTGAACTTTCCTCACCAAAAAAAGCAGCACTTCCGGTATTTGCAGCTCTTGGAGGGGTACTCGCTCCGGCGCTGATTTACACTTTACTCAATAGTGGTACAGAAACTGCCGGCGGGTGGGCAATTCCCATGGCTACAGATATTGCTTTTGCACTGGCTATCATCACGCTCTTAGGCAAGAAAGTACCCATCTCACTCAAGATTTTTTTGGCTGCACTGGCCATTGTTGACGATCTGATGGCCATATTAGTGATTGCAGTTTTCTATTCTGGAGAACTCCATTATACCTATCTTTTTTATGCAGGAGGGATCTTTCTATTACTGTTATTGTTTAATCGCTTTGGTGTTAAAAGTATTGCCGCTTATTTAATACCGGGCCTTTTTATTTGGTACTTCATTCACCATTCAGGTATCCATGCAACAATAGCCGGAGTGTTAACTGCATTTGCATTACCTACTAAAAGCAAATCTGCAGGACAGGAAGCACCCCTGCTTAAATTAGAACATGCACTCACTCGGCCCGTAAATTTAGTAATCATGCCTATCTTTGCGTTGTCTAACACCAACATTGCTTTTGTTGATGGCATGGTAGAAGGGTTAGTCACACCGCTCGGCCTCGGTATCATTCTAGGGCTATTCCTGGGTAAACCTATCGGCATTTTCTTATTTTCCTGGCTTTCGGTTAAACTTGGTGTCTGTTCCATGCCTAAACATGCAAACTGGAGGCATGTAATCGGGGTGGGTATGCTAGCAGGTATTGGTTTTACAATGTCTATCTTTATTGCGTTACTTTCGTTCTCAGGGAGGGAACTGTTGATGGCCGAAGCTAAGTTTTCTGTGTTGTCAGCATCGATCATTTCCGGTATATGTGGTTCATTGTTCCTGGTAGCAATAAATAAAAGGGAGAAACGGAAAACTATTTCTAATGTGGCTCAACAAGACAAAAGTGAATAA
- a CDS encoding universal stress protein, with translation MIKSILVPTDFSENALSALKYAAVLAEKFDCKIHIAHAYTSFHSAFQGEEVNERDRQQVESEAKEEMENFIQRSLVNDQQINITSSLFKGDLLQAIEQWVREEQADLIIMGTKGASGLREKLLGSNSFDVAKSSSVPVIVVPLEIENFKLDQITFFTNYSDLDVQVLKRLNTLFGSKESSYKLVHIHEVDDKPSNTALKMLQEWASLLGRRVGLDQLSWELVHGKQSVTLVNEIAARYHTDLIALSLAEKTFFEQLFHKSLTKAVIHQPKTPVLLVRS, from the coding sequence ATGATTAAGTCAATATTAGTTCCTACCGATTTTTCTGAAAATGCACTTTCTGCGTTAAAGTATGCTGCTGTATTAGCAGAAAAGTTCGATTGTAAGATCCATATAGCACATGCCTACACATCTTTTCACTCTGCATTCCAGGGAGAAGAAGTTAATGAGCGCGATAGGCAACAGGTAGAAAGTGAAGCCAAAGAAGAGATGGAGAATTTCATTCAGCGTAGTTTAGTGAACGATCAGCAAATCAACATTACGTCAAGCCTGTTTAAAGGAGATCTATTACAGGCGATTGAGCAATGGGTGCGGGAAGAACAGGCTGATCTTATTATTATGGGAACAAAGGGGGCATCGGGTTTAAGGGAAAAACTGCTCGGTAGTAATTCGTTTGATGTGGCAAAATCTTCTTCCGTCCCGGTCATTGTTGTACCTTTGGAAATAGAAAACTTCAAACTTGATCAAATTACTTTCTTTACTAATTATAGCGATTTAGACGTGCAAGTCTTAAAAAGGCTCAACACCTTATTTGGTTCAAAAGAAAGTTCATATAAACTTGTTCATATACATGAAGTAGATGATAAACCATCGAATACTGCGCTAAAAATGCTTCAGGAATGGGCTTCTTTGCTTGGTAGAAGGGTGGGGCTCGATCAGTTGTCATGGGAGTTGGTTCATGGTAAACAGAGCGTAACCTTAGTAAATGAAATTGCTGCTCGTTATCATACAGATTTAATTGCATTGAGCTTAGCTGAGAAAACATTTTTCGAACAACTGTTCCATAAGAGCTTAACAAAGGCCGTTATTCATCAGCCTAAAACACCGGTATTGCTCGTACGATCATAA
- the sbnA gene encoding 2,3-diaminopropionate biosynthesis protein SbnA, which translates to MQKHHERPGILSVIGNTPLVRFSRLFFPWTFPFYGKMEMFNPGGSIKDRTAENIIDDALKQGLINTGSTIIESTSGNMGVGLAQLCLYHGLKLILVVDPHTNATVVQLLNTYGAKLVFVETHDGEGGYLNTRLLKVRELLAEIPGSFWPDQYHNPANPLAHQQTWREIIRDLGKAPDYLFVPTSTCGTLMGFANEIRQCGGKTKVVAVDAKGSVIFGDKPSKRQLPGIGSSRQSDFLDMAAIHGVIHVSDRDSVEGCRLLLQKESVLAGGSSGAVVHAISEMTHRFPPEIQVVGIFPDRGERYLDTIYSDDWVENNLGDLKHAEEVSV; encoded by the coding sequence ATGCAAAAACACCACGAGAGACCCGGGATACTTTCCGTCATCGGAAATACCCCACTGGTACGTTTTTCGCGACTTTTCTTCCCTTGGACTTTCCCTTTTTACGGAAAAATGGAAATGTTTAATCCCGGGGGTAGCATAAAAGACCGCACTGCGGAGAACATTATTGACGATGCGTTAAAGCAAGGCCTGATTAATACAGGCAGCACCATCATTGAGTCTACATCCGGGAACATGGGTGTTGGTCTTGCCCAACTGTGCCTTTATCATGGTCTCAAGCTCATCTTAGTAGTTGACCCACATACGAACGCCACTGTGGTACAACTACTGAATACGTATGGGGCTAAACTGGTATTCGTAGAGACGCATGATGGAGAAGGCGGGTACCTCAATACGCGTCTCCTAAAAGTAAGGGAATTGCTGGCGGAAATACCCGGAAGTTTCTGGCCTGATCAATATCATAATCCGGCAAATCCTTTAGCTCATCAACAGACTTGGCGAGAAATCATACGAGATCTCGGTAAAGCTCCTGATTACCTGTTCGTTCCTACGAGCACCTGCGGAACGCTAATGGGGTTTGCCAATGAAATCCGCCAATGCGGAGGCAAGACAAAGGTTGTGGCAGTGGACGCCAAAGGGAGTGTAATATTCGGCGATAAACCAAGTAAAAGACAATTGCCCGGTATCGGCTCCAGTCGACAATCCGATTTTCTTGATATGGCGGCCATCCATGGGGTTATACACGTGTCTGACAGGGACTCTGTAGAAGGGTGTAGGTTATTGCTCCAGAAAGAGAGTGTACTTGCCGGAGGATCTTCCGGTGCTGTGGTACACGCGATATCGGAAATGACACACCGCTTTCCACCTGAAATACAAGTGGTAGGCATATTCCCCGACCGTGGTGAGAGGTATTTAGATACTATTTATTCAGACGATTGGGTGGAAAATAATTTGGGTGATCTAAAGCATGCAGAGGAGGTGAGCGTATGA
- a CDS encoding FAD/NAD(P)-binding protein, translating into MIWKTAHLQQRALESATELATRCISPQLLESSADRIHLAIVGGGPKGFYALQKLADSLRAETYLSRQIEIHWFNSDHNFGAARNFNTDQPEYLLINNCIGTIHCFSKSNLHKEKPEQALSLVDWIAYHKTENKSVRSLDFASRALVGHYLANTIMLFLTNLPTNIQVNMVVTTITQITENGRNYRIGISDSRWLLPFNYQSVLLATGHSYYSENRDLQTFADHASDVHYISSIYPVQQLDRIKAGVKVGILGMGLTFVDTVLALTEGRGGRFEENERALTYMPSGEEPATLYPFSRSNLPMLPRGPANKQQRYYLRFVTQEWADTLLQQCTVGIDFPEAISPVLEKEAQHAYYRTLSKDFSSSDSFIDRQIANIPQTERFSLKKLLFQPFCLIDQHAEDQHTNVVSYLRHTLEEAEKGELESPLMAAAAVWREAIPIIGQLYREGKLTAESHELFDQKYYGAFCRTAFGPPMENVRKILCLAKAGYIRFRFDSPPNVATDRTHNMFTISSNRQKLDTKVLIDARMPRPNVVAHHAALYQNLVKEGFAMPMVNGSYRPGCVQLTPHGQLVDSSGKATAIFVYGTPTEGFTLDNDSLSPDRNDFATPWAQFATHLIKQQNAIHYEA; encoded by the coding sequence ATGATTTGGAAAACCGCACATTTACAGCAACGCGCCCTTGAATCGGCAACAGAACTCGCTACAAGATGCATTTCTCCACAATTGTTGGAAAGCAGTGCAGACCGAATACACCTTGCTATAGTGGGTGGAGGACCGAAGGGATTCTACGCACTTCAAAAGCTAGCAGACTCCTTACGTGCGGAAACCTACCTCTCTCGTCAAATAGAAATTCATTGGTTCAACAGTGACCACAATTTCGGCGCTGCCAGAAACTTCAATACCGACCAACCGGAATACCTCCTGATCAACAACTGCATCGGCACGATCCACTGCTTCTCTAAAAGTAACCTGCACAAAGAAAAGCCGGAGCAAGCACTTTCTCTGGTAGATTGGATAGCATACCATAAAACAGAAAACAAGTCTGTACGCTCATTAGATTTTGCCTCTCGGGCACTTGTTGGGCATTACTTGGCCAATACCATAATGCTATTTTTAACTAATCTTCCTACCAATATACAGGTCAACATGGTGGTTACCACGATCACGCAGATTACCGAAAACGGTCGAAATTACCGTATTGGTATATCAGATTCACGGTGGTTACTGCCTTTTAACTACCAGAGTGTACTCCTCGCTACTGGTCACTCCTATTACAGCGAAAACCGCGATTTGCAGACATTTGCGGACCATGCCTCTGACGTTCATTACATTTCAAGCATCTATCCAGTGCAGCAATTGGACAGGATAAAAGCAGGTGTGAAGGTAGGTATACTGGGTATGGGACTGACATTTGTTGACACCGTGTTGGCTCTGACAGAAGGACGTGGGGGTAGGTTTGAAGAAAACGAAAGAGCATTGACTTATATGCCTTCTGGCGAAGAACCAGCCACACTCTATCCGTTTTCCCGCAGCAATCTCCCTATGTTACCCAGAGGGCCTGCCAATAAACAGCAGAGGTATTATTTACGATTCGTGACCCAAGAATGGGCAGACACGCTACTACAACAATGCACCGTTGGTATCGATTTTCCGGAAGCTATATCGCCAGTTTTGGAAAAAGAGGCCCAGCATGCTTACTACCGTACGCTTAGTAAGGATTTTTCTTCGTCCGATAGCTTTATAGATAGACAGATTGCCAACATACCACAAACAGAACGATTCTCCCTTAAAAAATTACTTTTCCAGCCGTTTTGTTTAATCGATCAACATGCTGAAGATCAACACACCAACGTAGTCTCCTATCTGCGACACACACTGGAAGAGGCAGAGAAAGGCGAGCTAGAGAGTCCACTCATGGCGGCGGCGGCGGTATGGCGAGAAGCTATCCCTATTATTGGCCAGTTGTACAGGGAGGGGAAACTCACGGCTGAATCACACGAACTCTTTGATCAAAAGTATTATGGTGCATTTTGCCGCACTGCATTCGGCCCGCCCATGGAAAACGTCCGGAAAATACTTTGCCTGGCCAAAGCCGGCTATATTCGTTTCCGCTTCGATTCACCGCCTAATGTAGCTACCGACCGTACACACAATATGTTTACGATCAGCAGCAATAGACAAAAGTTGGACACGAAAGTGTTGATCGATGCCCGCATGCCACGACCCAACGTCGTTGCACATCACGCTGCGCTGTACCAAAATCTGGTGAAAGAGGGGTTTGCCATGCCAATGGTCAACGGCTCATACCGTCCAGGTTGTGTACAATTAACACCTCATGGACAACTGGTAGATTCTTCAGGCAAAGCAACCGCGATATTCGTTTACGGCACACCTACTGAAGGGTTTACCCTCGACAACGATTCACTTTCACCCGACCGGAACGATTTCGCAACGCCATGGGCCCAGTTTGCAACACATTTAATCAAACAACAAAACGCCATACATTATGAAGCCTGA
- a CDS encoding TrkH family potassium uptake protein — protein sequence MDFLNREHIRKSLRYTDLGMLYLSLLCSILILVHIGYNWNIAITRIFDTLIVKVFYGFAIMLLLKTILRFLVKRKDTAFQYSELILCFYFWFVILERILGPIAIDVHFHQAEWLYVGVFSVLLVETSKNSLFFDRFYFNPTLLFVLSFLFLILLGTVLLLFPKVTVGAPLSFVDALFMATSAVCITGLSVVDIASQFTYFGQTVLIVLVQLGGLGIMTFTGFFGYFFSGGFSYKNQLMYTELLSEKKLGSVISTLLKIISITFFIEAIGTMLIYFNTLDIAKDLGSDHLFFAVFHSISSFCNAGFSIVPNGLYMESIRFNYPLIFIISLLFILGGLGFGIVFNTFTFLKRWVINFFRRVFYGKPFVHKAWVMSFNSRLIAWTTFILLVFGTLVLFILEYQHSLTEHDSFIGKLTTSFFLGSSPRSAGFNTVQVGALSTPTVMVIMLLMWIGASPASTGGGIKTTTFAVTVLNMVSLIKGKDKVEIFKREISPDSIRRASAVILLSLLGLGLSIFGLCLTEGEKDIKSLAFECFSAYGTVGLSLGITPEISNAGRVVLVISMFVGRVGALTLLVALIKDVRFKNYHYPQEKVLF from the coding sequence ATGGATTTTCTTAACAGGGAGCACATAAGAAAAAGTTTGAGGTATACTGACCTTGGTATGTTGTACTTAAGCTTGCTTTGCTCCATACTTATTCTCGTCCATATTGGATATAACTGGAATATTGCTATTACACGTATTTTTGATACGCTGATCGTTAAGGTTTTTTATGGATTTGCAATTATGCTATTGCTGAAAACAATATTACGATTTCTTGTAAAAAGAAAAGATACTGCCTTTCAATATTCGGAACTCATACTGTGTTTTTACTTTTGGTTTGTTATTCTTGAACGTATCCTAGGACCTATAGCTATAGACGTCCACTTTCATCAGGCAGAGTGGCTTTACGTAGGTGTTTTTAGCGTTTTATTGGTCGAAACGTCAAAGAACAGTTTGTTTTTTGACCGATTTTATTTTAACCCTACATTGCTGTTTGTTTTAAGTTTTCTTTTTTTGATTTTACTAGGTACCGTGCTACTGCTATTTCCAAAGGTTACGGTTGGTGCTCCGCTAAGTTTTGTAGACGCTCTATTTATGGCAACCAGTGCTGTGTGTATTACGGGATTATCTGTGGTAGATATTGCTTCACAGTTTACCTACTTTGGCCAAACCGTTCTGATCGTATTGGTACAGTTGGGCGGTTTAGGTATTATGACCTTCACCGGATTCTTTGGGTACTTTTTTTCGGGAGGATTTTCCTATAAAAATCAGTTAATGTACACAGAGCTGCTCAGTGAAAAGAAACTTGGTTCTGTTATCAGCACGTTATTAAAAATTATATCGATCACATTTTTTATCGAAGCTATCGGAACAATGCTAATTTATTTTAACACGCTAGATATTGCGAAAGATTTGGGGAGCGACCATTTGTTTTTTGCTGTTTTTCATTCAATTTCCTCATTTTGTAACGCTGGGTTTTCTATAGTGCCCAATGGGCTTTATATGGAATCTATCCGCTTCAATTATCCGCTAATCTTTATTATATCCCTATTGTTCATCTTGGGCGGATTAGGCTTTGGAATTGTATTTAATACATTTACCTTTCTTAAACGTTGGGTTATCAATTTTTTCAGACGTGTTTTTTACGGTAAACCTTTTGTTCATAAAGCTTGGGTGATGAGCTTTAACTCTAGGTTAATTGCTTGGACAACCTTCATTTTACTCGTTTTCGGAACACTGGTCTTGTTTATATTGGAGTACCAGCACAGCCTTACCGAGCACGATAGTTTTATCGGAAAGCTGACAACATCTTTTTTTCTTGGTTCGAGTCCGCGCTCCGCTGGTTTCAACACTGTACAGGTAGGGGCACTTTCTACGCCTACAGTTATGGTTATTATGCTACTTATGTGGATAGGTGCTTCGCCGGCATCTACAGGGGGAGGTATTAAAACCACGACATTTGCCGTAACGGTATTGAATATGGTTAGCCTGATAAAGGGAAAAGATAAGGTAGAGATTTTTAAACGTGAGATTTCACCTGACTCGATACGGAGGGCCTCCGCGGTTATTCTTTTGTCTTTATTGGGACTGGGACTCTCTATTTTTGGGTTGTGCTTGACAGAGGGTGAAAAAGATATCAAATCACTTGCTTTTGAATGCTTCTCGGCTTACGGAACGGTTGGATTGAGTTTGGGTATTACACCTGAGATTAGTAACGCGGGGAGAGTCGTACTGGTTATCAGTATGTTTGTTGGGAGGGTGGGGGCCTTAACCTTACTCGTGGCATTGATTAAAGATGTCCGCTTTAAAAATTATCATTATCCGCAGGAAAAAGTATTGTTTTAG
- a CDS encoding nuclear transport factor 2 family protein, translated as MKTLIRLFFAAIIISATAAFAHAETKAINKVASASVVDRYIEIVAKGNTLNMEAIFSNQFTQQVANKGKVVQHNRAQVIGFLKKQPNIQQNCETAYTMIEQGNDSAIAKVEMQYEGFTRVEYVTLSNEGGRWKVSQVLTTYEK; from the coding sequence ATGAAAACGCTCATCAGATTATTCTTCGCCGCCATCATCATCAGTGCCACCGCCGCTTTCGCGCATGCCGAAACAAAAGCCATCAATAAAGTGGCCAGTGCAAGTGTTGTGGACCGCTACATCGAAATAGTTGCCAAAGGGAACACCCTAAATATGGAAGCCATCTTCAGTAACCAGTTCACCCAACAGGTTGCCAACAAGGGAAAGGTTGTGCAGCACAACAGGGCACAGGTCATCGGTTTCCTGAAAAAACAACCCAATATACAGCAGAACTGCGAAACCGCTTATACCATGATCGAACAGGGCAACGACAGCGCCATTGCCAAAGTAGAAATGCAATATGAAGGTTTCACCAGGGTAGAATATGTAACCCTGAGCAATGAGGGTGGCCGCTGGAAGGTAAGCCAGGTGCTCACCACCTATGAAAAATAG
- a CDS encoding TrkA family potassium uptake protein: MKYIVLGLGNFGKALSIRLTELGHEVIGVDNAMSKVDNLREKITHTVCMDCTDQDAVSSLPLKDSDAVIVAIGEDEGASLLTTALVKQLNVKRIIGRVVSELQLTVLKAMQIDEYIRPETESAERLAMRLDNIDIIDSFKISDKYSIVEAVVPERYVGKTLQEANFTNEYKVIVLTTIKQHTVEISNKLEKRKEVTGIAKSTTVLEKEDILVLFGELSHINKLIK, from the coding sequence ATGAAATATATTGTTTTAGGTTTAGGAAATTTTGGCAAAGCATTAAGCATTCGGTTAACAGAATTAGGCCATGAGGTGATAGGTGTAGACAATGCCATGTCTAAGGTGGATAATCTACGTGAAAAGATTACTCACACGGTTTGTATGGATTGTACAGACCAAGACGCCGTTAGCTCTCTGCCATTAAAAGATAGTGATGCGGTGATTGTAGCCATTGGAGAAGATGAAGGAGCATCCCTGTTAACAACAGCCTTGGTGAAGCAGTTAAACGTTAAGCGGATCATTGGACGAGTGGTTTCCGAATTGCAGCTAACGGTCTTGAAAGCTATGCAAATTGACGAATATATCCGTCCCGAAACGGAGTCTGCAGAACGGCTTGCGATGCGTCTGGATAATATTGATATTATTGACAGCTTCAAAATTTCTGATAAATACAGTATCGTTGAAGCGGTAGTTCCCGAAAGGTATGTCGGAAAAACTTTGCAAGAAGCTAATTTCACTAACGAATATAAGGTAATCGTGCTGACAACAATTAAACAACATACAGTAGAAATCAGCAATAAATTGGAGAAGAGAAAAGAGGTTACCGGCATTGCCAAATCAACCACGGTATTAGAAAAGGAAGATATTTTGGTTCTTTTCGGTGAGCTGAGCCATATCAATAAATTGATCAAATAA
- a CDS encoding Y4yA family PLP-dependent enzyme, giving the protein MKPETSNTGFFPLTPRIHPWIDQLTANSAILVETLERYGSPLNIHCKRPFEENLKYFREVFQEYGMQHKIYFARKANKCLSFAKEACRLGEGVDTASYRELQQCLDTGVPPNALISTAAVKNEQLLRLALANEVTVVLDNLDECSLLQSLATAMEKQVHVCLRVGGFDDQGKPLHTRFGWPITGAEQFIHTQLGPGNRFDRLRYYGLHFHLNGYSITQRVEAIKQCLSLVDRLKTQDIHTNSLDIGGGILVNYLQSSTEWRSFHLALKDAVEGRRSPLTYLNDPLGMAVIEGKAYGEPTVYPYHNSLHKEHFLREILKHQGTDGRPIAEGIRRRGLELRMEPGRSALDQCGITIARVAFRREDTRGELLVGLEMNHTQLKSSSADFLLDPIHVPKKSEEKDTPTFGFLVGSYCLEQELILKRRVRFRTFPQVGDLLIFVNTAGYMMHFYESEAHLFELAKNVFYDMDTNQIHEDALYATAPGLQKA; this is encoded by the coding sequence ATGAAGCCTGAGACCTCTAATACAGGTTTTTTTCCTCTCACCCCACGGATACATCCCTGGATAGATCAACTCACAGCCAATAGCGCCATACTAGTTGAAACGCTTGAGCGATACGGCTCACCCTTGAATATCCATTGTAAACGGCCATTTGAGGAAAATCTCAAGTATTTCCGAGAGGTATTTCAAGAATACGGAATGCAGCACAAAATTTACTTTGCCCGTAAGGCAAACAAATGCCTTTCTTTTGCGAAAGAAGCCTGTCGCCTCGGCGAAGGAGTGGATACGGCCAGTTACAGGGAATTGCAGCAATGCCTCGATACCGGTGTCCCTCCCAATGCCTTGATTAGCACAGCTGCAGTGAAAAACGAGCAGCTGTTAAGGCTGGCATTAGCAAATGAAGTGACAGTTGTACTTGACAATCTCGATGAATGTAGCCTGCTCCAATCTTTGGCCACCGCCATGGAGAAGCAGGTACATGTCTGTTTGCGTGTCGGAGGGTTTGACGATCAAGGTAAGCCCCTGCATACCCGTTTCGGCTGGCCAATAACCGGAGCTGAACAGTTTATCCACACACAGCTTGGACCAGGAAACCGTTTCGATCGGCTCCGCTACTATGGTCTGCATTTCCACCTAAACGGCTACTCGATAACCCAGCGAGTAGAGGCGATCAAGCAGTGCCTTTCGTTAGTTGACAGGTTAAAGACACAAGACATCCATACGAATTCTCTGGATATTGGAGGTGGTATCCTTGTCAATTACCTTCAATCATCAACCGAATGGAGAAGCTTCCATCTTGCGTTAAAAGACGCCGTAGAAGGCAGGCGGTCTCCTCTTACGTATCTCAACGATCCGCTTGGCATGGCCGTAATTGAGGGGAAAGCCTATGGTGAGCCTACTGTATATCCGTACCATAATTCACTTCACAAGGAACATTTTCTAAGGGAAATTCTCAAGCATCAGGGTACAGATGGAAGACCTATTGCCGAAGGTATCCGCCGCCGCGGCTTGGAATTGCGCATGGAGCCTGGTCGCTCTGCGCTGGACCAATGCGGCATCACAATAGCTAGAGTGGCTTTCAGGCGTGAAGATACCAGAGGCGAATTGCTTGTTGGACTGGAAATGAACCACACGCAACTAAAGAGCTCCAGTGCCGATTTTCTACTAGACCCGATTCACGTGCCCAAAAAATCTGAAGAAAAAGATACTCCTACATTCGGATTCCTAGTGGGTTCCTATTGTTTAGAGCAGGAGCTTATTCTCAAGCGTCGAGTGCGTTTCCGTACCTTTCCACAAGTGGGTGATCTCCTCATCTTCGTCAATACAGCTGGTTATATGATGCACTTTTACGAATCGGAAGCCCATTTGTTTGAATTGGCCAAGAATGTCTTTTACGATATGGATACCAACCAAATCCATGAGGATGCCCTCTATGCTACCGCACCTGGGCTTCAAAAGGCATAA